A genomic segment from Klebsiella africana encodes:
- a CDS encoding LacI family DNA-binding transcriptional regulator, with amino-acid sequence MKKSASKITLADIAREANVGIATVDRVLNKRAAVKESTAYRVREAAQRLGFSLEQPHYRLAAGKAPVTVRMGFILLQESHSFYLPLARALTQQAAPWLPADQRPVILHFAIDAVEAMAQAIHRLSDEVEVLGLVALDHPLIRHAVARAVARGVRVFTLLSDLAVPQRSGYIGLDNQKAGRTAAWFIERLCRGDGEIGIIIGDNRFSCQESCEISFRSCLREQGMGQQILEPVRSHERADIARTVTEQMLSQYPTLQAIYAPCGGVEGIVDALRDSGRQQEVTLVCHGPLSDSELALIDGTIDIILNHRLDGFAAATLRAMTEAVARPRSEVISLPQPFDIITKENM; translated from the coding sequence GTGAAAAAATCTGCCAGCAAAATTACCCTTGCCGACATTGCGCGCGAAGCCAACGTCGGTATTGCCACCGTTGACCGGGTGCTCAACAAGCGCGCTGCGGTGAAGGAATCCACAGCATACCGCGTGCGGGAGGCCGCCCAACGTCTGGGGTTCAGCCTCGAGCAGCCCCACTATCGCCTGGCCGCCGGCAAGGCGCCGGTCACGGTCAGAATGGGTTTTATTCTGCTGCAGGAGAGCCATTCTTTTTACCTGCCGCTGGCCCGGGCGTTGACCCAGCAGGCCGCCCCGTGGCTGCCGGCGGATCAGCGCCCGGTGATACTACATTTTGCCATTGATGCGGTGGAAGCGATGGCCCAGGCTATTCACCGGCTCAGCGACGAGGTGGAAGTATTAGGCCTGGTGGCGCTGGACCACCCGCTGATTCGCCACGCCGTGGCCCGGGCCGTCGCCCGCGGCGTTCGCGTGTTCACCCTGCTTTCCGATCTGGCAGTCCCCCAGCGCAGCGGGTATATCGGCCTCGATAATCAAAAAGCCGGGCGCACCGCTGCCTGGTTTATCGAGCGCTTATGCCGCGGAGATGGCGAAATTGGCATTATCATTGGCGATAATCGTTTTAGCTGTCAGGAAAGCTGTGAGATCAGCTTCCGTTCCTGCCTGCGAGAACAAGGCATGGGGCAGCAAATCCTTGAGCCGGTTCGCAGCCATGAACGGGCGGATATCGCCAGGACCGTGACAGAACAGATGCTGAGTCAATACCCGACCCTGCAGGCGATCTACGCCCCCTGCGGCGGCGTCGAAGGCATCGTCGACGCGCTGCGCGACAGCGGCCGTCAGCAGGAAGTCACCCTCGTCTGTCACGGCCCGCTCAGCGACAGTGAGCTGGCTCTGATCGACGGCACCATTGATATCATTCTCAACCACCGGCTGGATGGGTTTGCCGCGGCAACGCTACGCGCGATGACCGAGGCCGTTGCGCGTCCGCGCAGTGAAGTGATTTCTCTGCCTCAGCCTTTCGATATCATCACCAAAGAAAATATGTGA